Proteins from a single region of Urocitellus parryii isolate mUroPar1 chromosome 4, mUroPar1.hap1, whole genome shotgun sequence:
- the LOC144254414 gene encoding olfactory receptor 5P1-like, with protein sequence MKVGNHTTVTEFIILGLTEDPTLCTIFLVIFQGIYVVTLVGNTSIIALIRSCSQLHTPMYLFLSHLAFVDIGCSTAVTPIMLIGFLGHGTIFPVAGCEAQLCFVVTCGTTECFLLAVMAYDRYVAICSPLLYSTHMSPRVCLLLVGASYLGGCVNAWTFTSCLLSLSFCGLNQIDHFFCDFSPLLKLACSDVSLIEIMPSISSGSIIVVTVFVIVLSYIYILTTVLKMRSSEGRHKAFSTCTSHLTAVTLYYGTITFIYVMPKSSYSTSQNRVVSVFYTVVIPMLNPLIYSLRNRDVKEALRKATVRIYS encoded by the coding sequence ATGAAGGTTGGAAACCACACCACAGTGACAGAGTTCATCATCTTGGGGTTGACAGAGGATCCTACACTTTGTACCATCTTCTTGGTGATATTTCAAGGAATATATGTTGTCACTTTAGTGGGCAACACCAGCATCATAGCTCTAATAAGAAGCTGTTCTCAGCTTCACACCCCCATGTACCTGTTCCTCAGCCACCTGGCTTTTGTGGACATTGGGTGTTCCACAGCAGTCACACCTATAATGCTTATAGGATTCTTAGGACATGGAACTATCTTCCCTGTAGCTGGCTGTGAAGCCCAGCTATGTTTTGTGGTGACATGTGGAACTACTGAGTGCTTCCTATTGGCCGTCATGGCCTAtgatcgctatgtggccatctgctcTCCTCTGCTGTACTCCACCCACATGTCTCCCAGAGTCTGCCTTCTCTTAGTGGGGGCTTCCTACCTGGGGGGCTGTGTGAATGCTTGGACATTTACTAGTTGTTTATTGAGTCTGTCTTTCTGTGGACTAAATCAAATCGATCACTTTTTCTGTGACTTCTCCCCTTTGTTGAAACTTGCCTGCTCAGATGTCTCCTTAATTGAAATTATGCCTTCCATCTCCTCTGGCTCCATCATCGTGGTCACAGTGTTTGTCATTGTTCTCTCTTACATCTACATCCTCACCACAGTCCTGAAGATGCGCTCCTCTGAAGGGCGCcacaaggccttctccacctgcacctcCCACCTCACTGCGGTCACTCTCTACTATGGGACCATCACTTTCATCTATGTGATGCCCAAGTCCAGCTATTCCACCAGCCAGAATCGAGTGGTGTCTGTGTTCTACACAGTGGTGATCCCCATGTTGAACcccctcatctacagcctgaggaacagagaTGTAAAGGAGGCCCTGAGGAAGGCAACTGTCAGAATATATTCTTAG